The following are from one region of the Cyanobium sp. AMD-g genome:
- a CDS encoding SPFH domain-containing protein → MEALIIPVLVVLAGLGISGVKVTSSSRSMLVERLGKYDRELRPGLSLVIPGLERVVSHESLKERVLDIPPQQCITRDNVSIEVDAVVYWQLLEHARAYYGVDNLQAAMVNLVLTQIRAEMGKLDLDQTFTTRSEVNETLLKELDQATDPWGVKVTRVELRDIQPSQGVQQAMEQQMTAEREKRAAILRSEGERESQVNAARGRAEALVLDAKAKQEAVLLDADAQAKQQLLLAKARAESATQLAAVIEAHPAAAEGLRLLLAKDWMAMGQQMAAAHGGSVLMVDPQSPASLLAALKGLQEKGGS, encoded by the coding sequence ATGGAAGCGCTCATCATCCCGGTGCTCGTGGTGCTCGCCGGACTGGGCATCAGCGGCGTCAAGGTCACCAGCAGCAGCCGCTCGATGCTGGTGGAGCGCCTCGGCAAGTACGACCGCGAATTGCGTCCAGGCCTCTCTCTGGTGATCCCCGGCCTGGAACGGGTGGTGAGCCACGAATCGCTCAAGGAGCGGGTGCTCGACATCCCCCCGCAGCAGTGCATCACCCGCGACAACGTCTCGATCGAGGTGGATGCGGTGGTGTACTGGCAGCTGCTGGAGCACGCCCGCGCCTACTACGGCGTCGACAACCTCCAGGCCGCCATGGTCAACCTGGTGCTCACCCAGATCCGGGCTGAGATGGGCAAGCTCGACCTCGACCAGACCTTCACCACCCGCAGCGAGGTCAACGAAACCCTGCTCAAGGAGCTGGATCAGGCCACCGATCCCTGGGGCGTCAAGGTGACCCGGGTGGAGCTGCGCGACATCCAGCCCTCCCAGGGGGTGCAGCAGGCGATGGAGCAGCAGATGACCGCCGAGCGGGAGAAGCGGGCGGCGATCCTGCGCTCCGAGGGGGAGCGGGAATCCCAGGTGAACGCGGCCCGGGGCCGGGCCGAGGCCCTGGTGCTCGATGCCAAGGCCAAGCAGGAGGCGGTGCTGCTTGATGCCGATGCCCAGGCCAAGCAGCAGTTGCTGCTGGCCAAGGCCCGGGCCGAGTCGGCCACCCAGCTGGCCGCGGTGATCGAGGCCCATCCGGCGGCGGCCGAAGGCCTGCGGCTGCTGCTCGCCAAGGACTGGATGGCGATGGGCCAGCAGATGGCTGCCGCCCACGGAGGATCCGTGCTGATGGTGGATCCCCAGAGCCCGGCCTCACTGCTGGCGGCCCTCAAGGGGCTGCAGGAGAAGGGCGGCAGCTGA
- a CDS encoding NAD-dependent epimerase/dehydratase family protein, giving the protein MPDPSTESFTVAITGASGALGQALLRRWHGRGARLIALCHGRTPLQLAGPDGQPIPLRQVHWQVGQEAALEPLLEQVDVLVINHGINVHGDCSAEATDRSLEVNALSAWRLLELFAGVALRREGAKRREGARRAEVWVNTSEAEIQPAVSPLYEISKRLLGQLLSLRAPELAPTLRLRRLVLGPFRSALNPVGVMGADWVAGEILRQADWNCSLIIVTPNPLTYVLMPLATLGRWAYVGLLRRP; this is encoded by the coding sequence ATGCCGGACCCGTCGACCGAATCGTTCACCGTGGCCATCACCGGGGCCAGCGGCGCCCTGGGCCAGGCCCTGCTGCGCCGCTGGCACGGCCGCGGGGCCCGGCTGATCGCCCTCTGCCATGGCCGCACGCCGCTGCAGCTGGCCGGCCCGGACGGGCAGCCGATCCCCCTGCGCCAGGTGCACTGGCAGGTGGGCCAGGAGGCGGCCCTGGAACCCCTGCTCGAGCAGGTGGACGTGCTGGTGATCAACCACGGCATCAACGTCCATGGCGACTGCAGCGCCGAGGCGACCGACCGTTCCCTGGAGGTGAACGCCCTGAGCGCCTGGCGGTTACTGGAACTGTTCGCCGGGGTTGCGCTGAGGCGGGAGGGGGCGAAGCGACGGGAGGGGGCGCGGCGGGCAGAGGTGTGGGTGAACACCTCGGAAGCGGAGATCCAGCCGGCCGTGAGCCCCCTGTATGAGATCAGCAAGCGGCTGCTGGGCCAGCTGCTCAGCCTGCGGGCGCCGGAGCTGGCGCCAACCCTGCGGCTGCGGCGGCTGGTGCTGGGGCCGTTCCGTTCCGCCCTCAACCCCGTGGGGGTGATGGGGGCCGACTGGGTGGCCGGCGAGATCCTGCGGCAGGCCGACTGGAACTGCAGTCTGATCATCGTGACGCCGAACCCGCTCACCTACGTGCTGATGCCGTTGGCCACCCTGGGGCGCTGGGCCTATGTGGGCCTGCTGCGGCGGCCGTGA
- the ggt gene encoding gamma-glutamyltransferase, with product MLLLVGWGAVPLARAQAVAPASAESNVLLEGEQRFRPQWSARGLVAAQEPLASAAGAAILRQGGNAVDGAVATAFALAVTLPQAGNLGGGGFLLLWLPGPSPARQRGCLDGAPAGTKASGPELAIGGGTAVAVNFRETAPAAATATMFLGPDGQVDRARATGSLLSTAVPGSVAGLALAQRCYGRLPLQVVMAPAIRLAADGFPVSRELSDSLAAAAPRLQADPVSRRLFLPPPVPGTRLRQGELAASLRRIAAEGENGFYRGPVADALVAAMERGGGLITHGDLRAYRARLVRPLRRQFRGHPVLSMPPPGGGLTLLQLLGILEPFDLAATGLNSAASLHPMAEAMNLAYRDRNALLGDPDRVPVPVERLLSPVHLDGLRRRIDPQRHTPAPALEAAAATEGTNTTHLSVADRQGGLASLTTTLNFPYGNGISVPGMGFLLNNEMDDFTALPGSANAFGLRQGSANAIAPGRRPLSSMAPTLVFRPDGRPWLATGSPGGSRIITTILQVLLNRMVHGLNLAGAVAAPRIHSQLWPDRIDAEEGLSPDSRRLLEAMGHSVRRAPAMGAANSVEVLAGGGSLGTVDPRRAEGLAVAE from the coding sequence ATGCTGCTGCTGGTGGGATGGGGCGCCGTGCCGCTGGCGCGGGCCCAGGCCGTGGCGCCCGCCTCCGCGGAGAGCAACGTGTTGCTGGAGGGAGAGCAGCGCTTCCGGCCCCAGTGGTCGGCCAGGGGGCTGGTGGCGGCCCAGGAGCCGCTGGCCTCGGCGGCGGGGGCGGCGATCCTGCGCCAGGGGGGCAATGCGGTGGATGGGGCGGTGGCCACCGCCTTCGCCCTGGCGGTCACCCTGCCCCAGGCGGGCAACCTGGGCGGCGGCGGCTTCCTGCTGCTCTGGCTGCCGGGCCCCTCGCCGGCCCGCCAGCGGGGCTGCCTGGACGGGGCCCCCGCCGGCACCAAAGCGAGCGGGCCCGAGCTGGCCATCGGCGGCGGCACGGCGGTGGCGGTGAACTTCCGCGAGACGGCCCCGGCGGCGGCCACGGCCACCATGTTCCTGGGCCCCGACGGCCAGGTGGACCGGGCCCGCGCCACCGGCAGCCTGCTCAGCACCGCCGTGCCGGGCAGCGTCGCCGGCCTCGCCCTGGCCCAGCGCTGCTACGGCCGGCTGCCGCTGCAGGTGGTGATGGCGCCGGCGATCCGGCTGGCGGCGGACGGGTTCCCGGTGAGCCGCGAACTGAGCGATTCCCTGGCCGCCGCCGCCCCGCGGCTGCAGGCCGATCCCGTCTCCCGCCGCCTGTTCCTGCCGCCGCCGGTGCCGGGCACGCGGCTGCGCCAGGGCGAGCTGGCGGCCAGCCTGCGGCGCATCGCCGCCGAGGGGGAGAACGGCTTCTATCGGGGGCCGGTGGCCGACGCCCTGGTGGCGGCGATGGAGCGGGGCGGCGGCCTGATCACCCACGGCGATCTGCGCGCCTACCGCGCCCGGCTGGTGCGGCCCCTGCGCCGCCAGTTCCGCGGCCATCCGGTGCTCTCCATGCCGCCGCCCGGGGGCGGGCTCACCCTGCTGCAGCTGCTGGGGATCCTCGAGCCCTTCGACCTGGCGGCCACCGGCCTGAACAGCGCCGCCAGCCTCCACCCCATGGCCGAGGCCATGAACCTGGCCTACCGCGACCGCAACGCCCTGCTCGGCGACCCCGACCGGGTGCCGGTGCCAGTGGAGCGGCTGCTGTCGCCGGTCCATCTCGATGGCCTCCGCCGCCGCATCGATCCGCAGCGCCACACCCCGGCCCCGGCGCTGGAGGCGGCCGCTGCCACAGAAGGCACCAACACCACCCATCTCTCGGTGGCCGACCGCCAGGGCGGGCTGGCGTCCCTCACCACCACCCTCAACTTCCCCTACGGCAACGGCATCAGCGTGCCGGGGATGGGATTCCTGCTCAACAACGAGATGGACGACTTCACCGCCCTCCCGGGCAGTGCCAACGCCTTCGGGCTGCGCCAGGGGTCGGCCAACGCCATCGCCCCCGGCCGGCGGCCCCTCAGCTCGATGGCCCCCACCCTGGTGTTCCGCCCCGATGGCCGCCCCTGGCTCGCCACCGGCAGCCCCGGCGGCAGCCGCATCATCACCACCATCCTCCAGGTGCTGCTCAACCGGATGGTGCACGGCCTCAACCTGGCCGGTGCCGTGGCCGCCCCCCGCATCCACAGCCAGCTGTGGCCCGACCGGATCGATGCAGAAGAAGGCCTCAGCCCCGACAGCCGCCGCCTGCTGGAGGCGATGGGGCACAGCGTCCGCCGGGCCCCGGCCATGGGGGCGGCCAACAGCGTCGAGGTGCTGGCGGGCGGCGGCAGCCTGGGGACGGTGGATCCGCGCCGGGCCGAAGGCCTGGCCGTGGCCGAATGA
- a CDS encoding DNA recombination-mediator protein A yields MTRSLDLPALDRIDTLAQELAMLQDRGKRRIAFLGSRHVPVVSIHLVELVARSLAQEGHNLITSGAQGVNAAVIRSVLEVDPARLTVLLPQSLERQPGESRSQLERVLHLVEKPENDELPLPMASSLCNQEIINRCDQLICYAFHDSETLLSSCRTAEDMGKVVSLMFFD; encoded by the coding sequence GTGACCCGGTCCCTAGATCTTCCGGCCCTGGACCGGATCGATACGCTCGCCCAGGAGCTGGCCATGCTCCAGGACCGGGGCAAACGCAGAATCGCCTTCCTCGGCAGCCGCCATGTGCCGGTGGTTTCGATCCATCTTGTGGAGCTGGTGGCCCGCTCCCTGGCCCAGGAGGGCCACAACCTGATCACCTCCGGGGCGCAGGGGGTCAATGCGGCCGTGATCCGCAGCGTGCTGGAGGTGGATCCGGCCCGGCTCACCGTGCTGCTGCCCCAGAGCCTGGAGCGCCAGCCCGGTGAATCCCGCAGCCAGCTGGAGCGGGTGCTGCACCTGGTGGAAAAGCCTGAGAACGATGAGCTGCCCCTGCCCATGGCCAGCAGCCTCTGCAACCAGGAGATCATCAACCGCTGCGACCAGCTGATCTGCTACGCCTTCCACGACAGCGAAACGCTGCTCTCCAGCTGCCGCACCGCCGAGGACATGGGCAAGGTGGTCAGCCTGATGTTCTTCGACTGA
- a CDS encoding NfeD family protein, translating to MPAPPILWLALAGVLLLLELVGADGDGLLLIGAVAALLLTLVAILLPVVPPLAQLLLYSVLVGTGYAWLRRWSARRQARAIPPSARAELAEVTTAFDANGEGRVRWQGQSWAAQNLDPDQLLPPGTQVTVMGREGTRLQVLPRQENLLG from the coding sequence ATGCCCGCCCCACCGATCCTCTGGCTGGCCCTGGCGGGGGTGCTGCTGCTGCTGGAACTGGTGGGCGCCGACGGGGATGGCCTGCTGCTGATCGGTGCCGTGGCGGCCCTGCTGCTCACCCTCGTCGCCATCCTGCTGCCGGTGGTGCCGCCCCTGGCCCAGCTGCTTCTCTACTCCGTGCTGGTGGGCACGGGCTACGCCTGGCTGCGGCGCTGGTCGGCCCGCCGCCAGGCCCGAGCCATCCCCCCCAGCGCCCGCGCCGAACTGGCGGAGGTGACCACGGCCTTCGATGCCAACGGCGAGGGCCGGGTGCGCTGGCAGGGCCAGAGCTGGGCCGCCCAGAACCTGGACCCGGATCAGCTCCTGCCCCCCGGAACCCAGGTGACGGTGATGGGCCGGGAGGGGACGCGGCTGCAGGTGCTGCCCCGGCAGGAAAACCTGCTGGGCTGA
- a CDS encoding phosphotransacetylase family protein, which produces MSIPLLIGSCEPFSGKSAVVLGLGRQLARAGVPLAFGKPLVTCMDDPLDNFPDAAPGHPLLDPDVRFIGDTLGLSQDQLIPSLHVMDPAAARERLLAGDLTPGEGLTLLQRRIHDDADRLVLLEGAGSLSEGQLYGLGLVQLAHALQAPVLLVHPWSDSRSVDALLEARRQLGDLLAGVVLNAVLPDMVPEVREAVQPALERLGIPVLGVMPRSPLLRSVTVEELARRLEATVLCCHDGLDLLVETLSIGAMNVNSAMEFFRRRRNMAVVTGADRTDIQLAALEASTQCLILTGAGEPLPQLISRAEELEVPVLKVDHDTLTTVEVIDAAIGHVRLHEAVKATYAIRLVEENCHFERLFGRLRLAVHA; this is translated from the coding sequence ATGTCCATCCCCCTGCTGATCGGCTCCTGTGAACCCTTCAGCGGCAAGTCGGCGGTGGTTCTCGGTCTTGGCCGCCAGCTGGCGCGCGCGGGCGTGCCGCTCGCCTTCGGCAAGCCGCTGGTCACCTGCATGGATGATCCGCTCGACAACTTTCCCGACGCAGCGCCGGGCCACCCCCTGCTGGATCCCGATGTCCGCTTTATCGGCGACACCCTCGGACTTTCCCAGGACCAGCTGATCCCGTCGTTGCATGTGATGGATCCGGCGGCCGCCCGGGAGCGCCTGCTGGCAGGGGACCTGACCCCCGGGGAAGGGCTGACGCTGCTGCAGCGGCGCATTCACGACGACGCCGATCGCCTGGTGCTGCTCGAAGGGGCCGGCAGCCTCAGCGAAGGCCAGCTCTACGGCCTGGGTCTGGTGCAGCTGGCCCACGCCCTGCAGGCGCCGGTGCTGCTGGTGCATCCCTGGAGCGACAGCCGCAGCGTCGATGCGTTGCTCGAAGCCAGGCGCCAGCTGGGCGATCTGCTGGCTGGTGTGGTGCTCAACGCCGTGCTGCCCGACATGGTGCCGGAGGTGCGGGAGGCGGTGCAGCCGGCCCTGGAGCGGCTGGGCATCCCGGTGCTGGGTGTGATGCCCCGCAGCCCCCTGCTGCGCAGCGTCACGGTGGAGGAGCTGGCCCGCCGCCTCGAGGCCACCGTGCTCTGCTGCCACGACGGCCTCGACCTGCTGGTGGAGACCCTCTCGATCGGCGCCATGAACGTCAACTCGGCCATGGAGTTCTTCCGCCGCCGCCGCAACATGGCCGTGGTCACCGGCGCCGACCGCACCGACATCCAGCTGGCGGCCCTGGAGGCCTCCACCCAGTGCCTGATCCTCACCGGGGCCGGTGAGCCGCTGCCCCAGCTGATCAGCCGGGCCGAGGAGCTGGAGGTGCCGGTGCTCAAGGTCGACCACGACACCCTCACCACCGTGGAGGTGATTGATGCCGCCATCGGCCATGTGCGCCTGCACGAAGCCGTGAAGGCCACCTATGCGATCCGCCTGGTGGAGGAGAACTGCCACTTCGAACGGCTGTTCGGCCGGCTGCGCCTGGCGGTCCATGCCTGA
- a CDS encoding MAPEG family protein, with protein sequence MTFPLPSSLLAASIALPVLPAAAGGPFAWSLVLSGAVVVLSLIPLGAARSQADFKPSDLAAPRAMFERLPAWGKRANWAHQNSFEAFTLHAPACLLCLVVAPGVLAASPWLALAALLHPALRLGYLAAYVANLPPVRSLCWAGGILCTALLYSEGLRAVLRS encoded by the coding sequence ATGACCTTCCCCCTGCCCAGCTCCCTTCTGGCGGCCAGCATCGCCCTGCCGGTGTTGCCGGCGGCGGCGGGTGGGCCCTTCGCCTGGTCCCTGGTGCTCTCGGGTGCCGTGGTGGTGCTCAGCCTGATCCCCCTGGGGGCCGCCCGCTCCCAGGCCGATTTCAAACCCTCCGACCTGGCCGCGCCGCGGGCAATGTTCGAGCGGCTGCCGGCCTGGGGCAAGCGGGCCAACTGGGCCCACCAGAACAGCTTCGAGGCCTTCACCCTGCACGCGCCGGCCTGCCTGCTGTGCCTGGTGGTGGCCCCTGGCGTGCTGGCGGCCTCCCCCTGGCTGGCGCTGGCGGCGTTGCTGCACCCAGCCCTGCGCCTGGGCTACCTGGCGGCCTATGTGGCCAACCTCCCCCCCGTGCGAAGCCTCTGCTGGGCCGGCGGGATTCTCTGCACCGCCCTGCTCTACAGCGAAGGGCTGCGGGCGGTGCTGCGCAGCTGA
- a CDS encoding YajQ family cyclic di-GMP-binding protein, giving the protein MADSYSFDVVSDFDRQELVNAVDQVRREVGQRYDLKDSATEIDVEEASLTITTASDMTLDAVMDVLRQKATKRNLSLKIFDLQTPEPVGGNRVKQVVKLRKGLSQELAKKLSKLVRDQIKKVTVAIQGESLRVTGKNKDDLQQVITLLRAEDLEVPLQFENYR; this is encoded by the coding sequence ATGGCTGACAGCTATTCCTTCGACGTCGTCTCCGACTTCGACCGCCAGGAGCTGGTGAATGCCGTCGACCAGGTGCGCCGCGAGGTGGGCCAGCGTTACGACCTCAAGGACTCGGCCACCGAGATCGATGTGGAGGAGGCCAGCCTGACGATCACCACCGCCAGCGACATGACCCTCGACGCGGTGATGGATGTGCTGCGCCAGAAGGCCACCAAGCGCAACCTGTCGCTGAAGATCTTCGACCTGCAGACCCCCGAGCCGGTGGGCGGCAACCGGGTCAAGCAGGTGGTCAAGCTGCGCAAGGGTCTCAGCCAGGAGCTGGCCAAGAAGCTCAGCAAGCTGGTGCGTGACCAGATCAAGAAGGTGACCGTGGCGATCCAGGGCGAAAGCCTGCGCGTCACCGGCAAGAACAAGGACGACCTGCAGCAGGTGATCACCCTGCTGCGCGCTGAGGACCTGGAGGTGCCGCTGCAGTTTGAGAATTACCGCTGA
- a CDS encoding hydantoinase B/oxoprolinase family protein, with amino-acid sequence MTSGGGWRFWIDRGGTFTDVVARTPAGELLVRKRLSDPPRPADGTAPEDPAVAALRELLELAPDQPIPPGLVAELRLGTTVATNALLERQGASVLLLVTRGFADLQRIGDQHRPDLFALEIRRPEPPPLRVVEVGGRLAADGQELEPLQLDEALEQGLAQARSDGFRSVAVALLHAGRHPVHEQALGSWLASKGFGPLVLSHQLSRQPRLVPRLDTSVLEASLGPVLGAYLDQVRAAIGATLPLRVMTSAGALQSPALLQAKDTILSGPAGGMVAAVAVAAAAGFGDAPILGFDMGGTSTDVFHFDGSRGEAAWERSNETEINGLRLLAPMLPIHTVAAGGGSVLQVQDGRLQVGPRSAGANPGPACYGRGGPLAITDANLLLGRLPVDALPRLFGPGGDQPADRGVVLERFEALARQLGVDGPEVAAQGALTIAIERMAEAIRRISIQRGHDLRGAVLVTFGSAGGQHTCPLADALGLTRVLLHPLAGVLSAYGIGQARPSVLRERTLRQPLEEVLRPRLEQEIEALVGQASSDLEGSGDLAPSQKPRWQARLELRYRASDQGLELPWPATAGDDLPAELRTSFEARHRQRFGFAVPDASLVVERLQVEVGAPVAEAATPTALFEATDAPPPPAPCEWVPLCLAEEHGAGMVWRQVPLWRREQLAAGQRIAGPALVVEPTGTTVLEPGWGGRVLAGGELLLERQAPAVGAALATSSAGAVDPVRLELYNHRFAAIAEQMGERLRQCSRSVNIRERLDFSCALFDGAGRLVANAPHIPVHLGSMGDSVASLLAAVAAGSLPPLAPGDAYAANDPFDGGTHLPDITVITPVFPPEGGAAPLLFVACRGHHADVGGLTPGSMPPFSRRIEEEGLLLRHVPLLRQGQFDGAAWRERLAAGPHPVRNPEQLLADLQAQVAANRLGESELQRLLSRDGAGEVSAYLGHVLANAAEAVRDAIARLNDGDHSVELDNGSRIAVAVRIDRAARRARIDFSGTSPQQQGNFNAPLAITKAAVLYVFRCLVGRPIPLNAGCFAPIELVVPQGCLLHPLPLAAVVAGNVETSQAVTNALFGALGVMAAAQGTMNNLSFGDAQRQYYETICGGTGAGVLPDGRGFAGAVAVQSHMTNSRLTDPEILEDRFPVRLERFAIRRGSGGAGRWSGGDGVVRRLRFLAPMTVAILSGSRRVPPFGLAGGGDGAVGRNRLERADGRHQELAGCDQVSVLPGDLLEIATPGGGGYGAADAGAAGASL; translated from the coding sequence GTGACGAGTGGCGGCGGCTGGCGCTTCTGGATCGACCGCGGCGGCACCTTCACCGATGTGGTGGCCCGCACTCCAGCTGGCGAGTTGCTGGTGCGCAAGCGCCTCTCCGATCCGCCGCGCCCGGCCGATGGCACCGCTCCGGAGGATCCCGCCGTGGCCGCCCTGCGCGAGTTGCTGGAACTGGCGCCGGACCAACCCATTCCTCCTGGGCTTGTTGCGGAGCTGCGGCTGGGTACCACCGTGGCCACCAACGCCCTGCTGGAACGCCAGGGAGCTTCGGTGCTGCTGCTGGTGACCCGGGGCTTTGCCGATCTGCAGCGCATCGGTGACCAGCACCGCCCCGACCTCTTTGCCCTGGAGATCCGGCGGCCCGAGCCTCCGCCCCTGCGGGTGGTGGAAGTGGGCGGCCGGCTGGCGGCGGATGGGCAGGAACTGGAGCCCCTGCAGCTGGATGAAGCGCTGGAACAGGGCCTGGCCCAGGCCCGCTCCGACGGCTTCCGCAGCGTGGCCGTGGCCCTGCTCCATGCCGGTCGCCACCCGGTCCATGAGCAGGCCCTGGGCAGCTGGCTGGCGTCGAAGGGCTTTGGCCCGCTGGTGCTGTCCCACCAGCTCAGCCGCCAGCCCCGGCTGGTGCCCCGCCTCGACACAAGCGTGCTCGAGGCCTCCCTGGGTCCCGTGCTGGGGGCCTATCTCGACCAGGTGCGTGCCGCCATCGGGGCCACCCTCCCCCTGCGGGTGATGACCTCGGCTGGAGCGTTGCAGTCACCCGCCCTGCTGCAGGCCAAGGACACGATCCTCTCCGGCCCGGCCGGTGGCATGGTGGCGGCCGTGGCGGTGGCGGCGGCGGCCGGGTTCGGCGACGCCCCGATCCTCGGCTTCGACATGGGTGGCACTTCCACCGATGTCTTCCACTTCGACGGCAGCCGCGGCGAGGCTGCCTGGGAGCGCAGCAACGAAACCGAGATCAATGGCCTGCGGCTGCTGGCGCCGATGTTGCCGATCCACACGGTGGCGGCGGGTGGCGGCTCGGTGCTGCAGGTGCAGGACGGGCGCCTGCAGGTGGGCCCCCGCTCGGCCGGCGCCAACCCCGGCCCCGCCTGCTACGGCCGCGGCGGGCCTCTGGCGATCACCGACGCCAACCTGCTGCTGGGCCGCCTGCCCGTGGACGCGTTGCCGCGGCTGTTCGGTCCGGGCGGCGACCAGCCGGCCGATCGGGGGGTGGTGCTGGAGCGCTTCGAGGCCCTGGCCCGCCAGTTGGGGGTGGACGGGCCGGAGGTGGCGGCCCAGGGGGCGCTGACGATCGCCATCGAGCGCATGGCCGAGGCGATCCGCCGCATCTCGATCCAGCGCGGCCATGACCTGCGCGGCGCCGTGCTGGTCACGTTCGGCAGCGCCGGCGGCCAGCACACCTGCCCCCTGGCCGATGCCCTCGGCCTCACCCGGGTGCTGCTCCATCCCCTGGCCGGGGTGCTGTCGGCCTATGGCATCGGCCAGGCCCGCCCGTCCGTGCTGCGGGAGCGCACCCTGCGACAGCCGTTGGAGGAGGTCCTGCGGCCTCGCCTGGAACAGGAGATCGAAGCGCTGGTTGGACAGGCCAGCTCCGACCTGGAAGGCTCAGGTGATCTGGCGCCCAGCCAGAAGCCGCGCTGGCAGGCCCGCCTGGAACTGCGCTACCGCGCCAGCGACCAGGGCCTGGAGCTGCCCTGGCCCGCCACCGCTGGGGACGACCTGCCGGCTGAACTGCGCACCAGCTTTGAAGCCCGCCATCGCCAGCGCTTCGGCTTTGCGGTGCCGGACGCGTCGCTGGTGGTGGAGCGACTCCAGGTGGAGGTGGGCGCGCCGGTGGCCGAGGCGGCCACGCCAACGGCGCTGTTCGAGGCCACCGACGCGCCGCCGCCGCCAGCGCCCTGCGAATGGGTGCCCCTTTGCCTGGCGGAAGAGCATGGCGCCGGCATGGTCTGGCGCCAGGTGCCCCTCTGGCGCCGGGAGCAGCTGGCGGCGGGCCAGCGGATCGCGGGGCCGGCCCTGGTGGTGGAGCCCACCGGCACCACGGTGCTGGAGCCCGGCTGGGGCGGCCGGGTGCTGGCGGGGGGCGAGCTGCTGCTGGAGCGGCAGGCGCCGGCCGTCGGGGCGGCGCTTGCCACCAGCAGCGCCGGGGCGGTGGATCCGGTGCGGCTGGAGCTCTACAACCATCGTTTTGCCGCCATCGCCGAGCAGATGGGGGAACGGCTGCGCCAGTGCAGCCGCTCGGTGAACATCCGCGAGCGGCTCGACTTCTCCTGCGCCCTGTTCGATGGCGCCGGCCGGCTGGTGGCCAATGCCCCCCACATCCCCGTGCACCTCGGCTCGATGGGGGACAGCGTCGCCAGCCTGCTGGCCGCCGTGGCCGCCGGCAGCCTGCCGCCGCTGGCGCCGGGCGACGCCTACGCCGCCAACGACCCCTTCGATGGCGGCACCCACCTGCCCGACATCACCGTGATCACGCCGGTGTTCCCCCCCGAGGGCGGGGCGGCGCCGCTGCTGTTCGTGGCCTGCCGCGGCCACCACGCCGATGTGGGCGGCCTCACCCCGGGCTCCATGCCCCCCTTCAGCCGCCGGATCGAAGAGGAGGGGCTGCTGCTGCGCCACGTGCCGCTGCTGCGTCAGGGCCAGTTCGATGGGGCCGCCTGGCGTGAGCGGCTGGCCGCCGGCCCCCACCCGGTGCGCAACCCCGAGCAGCTGCTGGCCGACCTCCAGGCCCAGGTGGCGGCCAACCGGCTGGGGGAGAGCGAACTGCAGCGGCTGCTGAGCCGTGATGGCGCCGGGGAGGTGAGCGCCTATCTGGGCCACGTGCTGGCCAATGCGGCCGAGGCTGTGCGTGACGCGATCGCCCGCCTCAATGATGGCGACCACAGCGTCGAGCTCGACAACGGCAGCCGCATCGCCGTGGCCGTTCGCATCGACCGGGCCGCCCGCCGGGCCCGGATCGACTTCAGCGGCACCTCCCCCCAGCAGCAGGGCAACTTCAACGCCCCGCTGGCGATCACCAAGGCGGCGGTGCTCTACGTGTTCCGCTGCCTGGTGGGCCGCCCGATCCCGCTCAACGCCGGCTGCTTCGCGCCGATCGAGCTGGTCGTGCCCCAGGGGTGCCTGCTGCATCCACTGCCGCTGGCGGCGGTGGTGGCCGGCAACGTGGAAACCTCCCAGGCGGTCACCAACGCCCTGTTCGGGGCCCTGGGGGTGATGGCGGCGGCCCAGGGCACGATGAACAACCTCAGCTTCGGCGATGCCCAGCGCCAGTATTACGAGACCATCTGCGGCGGCACCGGCGCCGGGGTGCTGCCCGACGGTCGCGGCTTTGCCGGGGCCGTTGCCGTCCAGAGCCACATGACCAACTCGCGCCTCACCGATCCGGAGATCCTCGAGGACCGCTTCCCGGTGCGCCTGGAGCGCTTCGCCATCCGCCGCGGCAGCGGTGGCGCCGGCCGCTGGAGCGGCGGCGATGGGGTGGTGCGGCGGCTGCGTTTCCTGGCGCCGATGACCGTCGCCATCCTCTCGGGCTCCCGCCGGGTGCCCCCCTTTGGGCTGGCCGGTGGTGGCGATGGGGCGGTCGGGCGCAACCGGCTGGAGCGGGCCGACGGCCGGCACCAGGAGCTGGCCGGCTGCGACCAGGTGAGCGTGCTGCCGGGCGACCTGCTGGAGATCGCCACCCCCGGCGGCGGCGGCTACGGAGCTGCGGACGCCGGCGCCGCGGGAGCCTCGCTGTGA